AGGCCAGGGCAGTCATGGTGGAGTTGAGTTCGTGCAGCAGGTACGCGTACTTGCCATTCGGGTGAAAGGCAAGGTGGCGCGGCCCGGATCCGGCCTCCGATGCATAGGCCACAGCTGGCTCGTTCGGAATTAATGTGCTTCCCTCCAGGCGGTAACCGAAAACCTTGTCAGCCCCCAAATCGACGGAATACACAAATTTACCGGAGGGGTCTGGCGCAATGTAATGGGCGTGCGGCGCCTCCTGCCGTTGCTGGTTAGGCCCGGTGCCTGCGTGTTGCAGCACCGAGGCAGCTTCGCCCAGTTGCCCGTTGTCCTTCACGGGGAAAGAAGCCACATTGCCCCCAACGTAGTTTGCCACCAGCACCGTATTTTCATCCACGGCCACATAGCAGGGCGCGCCGCCCTTAGAAGCCACTCTGTTCAGCAAGGAGAGCTCCCCGTTCTGCTGGTTCACCGTGAAGGCACTCACCGCGCCGCCCGGCTGTCCCTCATACTCCTGAGTTTCGTTCACCGCGTATAGGTGCCTTCCTGCCGAGTCCAGTGCCAGATAAGAGGGGTTCTCGCCGCCGCCAAAGCTGTTAACTTTTGTTAACTCACCTGTGCCCGGGTTCAGGCGATACAGGAAAATGCCCGGGGCATCTGCCACCGCATACGTACCGATGTAGACCATAGACGTTGATTCGCTTTCTGTTTCAGTTTCTGATACAACCGCATCAGTTTCCGCCTGCTCCGAGCCTGAGGAGTTACAGGCGGTAAACGCCATGGAAAACCCGGCCAGGGCAAGGGCAGCTATTTTTACAAAGCTGCGGCGGTTATGGTTGTCAACTGTTCTCATTCTTTTTTCTTGCTGATTGGGTGCCGCTTCTATTGGATGGCAAATAAGTATAATACTGAACCCAAAGTAACTATTCTTCTTATATTAGCCTAA
Above is a window of Pontibacter akesuensis DNA encoding:
- a CDS encoding lactonase family protein, which gives rise to MRTVDNHNRRSFVKIAALALAGFSMAFTACNSSGSEQAETDAVVSETETESESTSMVYIGTYAVADAPGIFLYRLNPGTGELTKVNSFGGGENPSYLALDSAGRHLYAVNETQEYEGQPGGAVSAFTVNQQNGELSLLNRVASKGGAPCYVAVDENTVLVANYVGGNVASFPVKDNGQLGEAASVLQHAGTGPNQQRQEAPHAHYIAPDPSGKFVYSVDLGADKVFGYRLEGSTLIPNEPAVAYASEAGSGPRHLAFHPNGKYAYLLHELNSTMTALAYNADSGAFTEIQTLPTLPEDFTGNNQPAAVKVSADGKYVYGSNRGHNSIVVYSVDENTGKLALVQHVSTGGDWPRDFAIDPSGSVLLVANERSNSITTFKIDKTTGKLTATGQEVEVSKPVNLVFRQEK